One stretch of Clavelina lepadiformis chromosome 6, kaClaLepa1.1, whole genome shotgun sequence DNA includes these proteins:
- the LOC143461547 gene encoding N-acetylglucosamine-1-phosphotransferase subunits alpha/beta-like isoform X1: MRHPIFKLIQRKTYTCLSHKLGIYFAYGAIVMVLYSLLHFGEELMSWSQYQYDMAFSIYHDNIASRSFQRRLCSEVPIDVVYTWVNGSDPLLIAELNKAKLQQDFNATRSKNLTDYACNLSDCMLLPLLVVSPHLTSTQKEEFMTENEVLSCFDLTFMKDVLGHAENNVSVFRFKNLNAVRSAHLKGSTNNQTITRFHVTTDNSAAYSMRLLQALIFKSIPSSIKTKEELLQNVPNSLKDAIDWLHFGTDKRAALAWLKDMTVVEEFFDEKSNSSLRSGFKIDDESITIHSAYFVGVIESQGHEDVISKSRFEDNEELRYSLRSVEKYAPWVRHIFIVTNGQIPYWLNMDSPYITLVTHEDIFVNKSHLPTFSSPAIEAHLHRIPGLADKFIYFNDDVMFGKEVWPDDFYTHSSGQKVYLTWPVPNCAEGCAPSWITDGYCDTVCNVSECNWDGGDCTGPNVKAGVGMSNNFGNNWQPSFGSYCRPGCSTAWLADKFCDQACNTHECGFDAGDCGLANYEKVYKLASKLKNGTTYHLPPGKLVGYVEISKTFEKVTAASFDSNEHIRMAAVSNKFHVITIVFNADGNQTEIAFNVTGIPSNNSKESLNKKGDSEVTIFMQFKVTAFPSQNDTNDADNNHKEDQQSEEEKDHDTDVKVETEREETFFKSKDNLPEAIFVDISEDMKRPSTQRTQKLPNRELPFSLDNLNITILPKDVQEQFLALEEEYRKEYLTEQGYKFRLYEFLYPYFKLLSDHQNSTSIVLLENKLKDKKTKIHDVGKQGNTGDSLKKNKESDFEGENDHFHFKGDQGIVETAQNETQQQGFLRNDIPHINESKLKEVAKQENVEKSNKTGGGFVSRNVLSLKSALLGQPSNYGFLPWEHDKKIQHDIKRIEDRQKVENDYKTTFKKRKLLDTFGDSLRFVSGIFNKRFGFTQRKVPAHMPHFIDKNIMYELQNKFPEEYDLTSSHQFRHSKDMQFAFSYFYYIMSERKSMDLEEIFLEFDTDLSGVLSDREIRLFATKIFSLPLTLEELTSVEAELKRCAWELYGSSTNTSESGNATYQGYTQPTNGLADWAVTEKYYASDMPLVTKELMFNCTFIMEHLNKTYSDIKKYKFQEVDQNEIAFKMIRDNVSTVVGQLDDVRKNPKKFICLNDNMNHNLEQAATVKAVIRDFYESLFPIQSKFELPYEYRNRFTNINELREWKISHQRTLHTLHFILGCLFFSMIISFFWDHIFKQWRRHRHKIFRTFSKYFRNNRKSSPV; this comes from the exons ATGAGGCAcccaatttttaaattaattcaaaGAAAAACCTATACTTGTTTATCACACAAGTTAggaatttattttgcttatgGTGCAATTGTTATGGTCTTGTATTCATTGCTTCACTTTGGAGAG GAACTGATGTCATGGAGCCAGTATCAATATGACATGGCGTTTAGTATTTATCACGACAACATCGCATCTCGGTCATTTCAGCGTAGACTTTGCTCTGAAGTTCCCATTGATGTAGTTTATACGTGGGTGAATGGTTCTGATCCACTGTTAATTGCAGAattaaataaagcaaaactGCAACAAGACTTCAATGCAACTCGCAGCAAAAATCTCACAGACTATGCCTGTAATTTGAGTGACTGCATGTTGCTGCCTCTATTAGTTGTAAGCCCACATTTAACTTCAACGCAAAAGGAAGAGTTTATGACTGAAAATGAAGTTCTTTCTTGCTTTGACCTGACCTTCATGAAGGATGTTCTAGGACATGCAGAAAATAATGTCTCAGTATTCAG ATTTAAAAACCTCAACGCTGTTCGCTCAGCACACTTGAAAGGCAGCACCAATAACCAGACTATCACTCGTTTTCATGTGACAACTGACAACTCAGCTGCTTATTCAATGAGGCTTTTGCAGGCTCTTATATTTAAATCTATTCCTAGCAGCATtaaaacaaaagaagaatTGCTGCAAAATGTTCCAAACAGTTTGAAAGACGCAATTGATTGGTTACATTTCGGTACTGACAAACGTGCTGCCTTGGCCTGGCTCAAAG aCATGACTGTTGTTGAAGAATTTTTCgatgaaaaaagtaattcctcCTTGAGATCGGGCTTCAAAATTGATGATGAATCAATTACAATCCATTCAGCATACTTTGTTGGAGTTATTGAGTCTCAAGGTCACGAGGATGTAATCTCAAAAAGTCGCTTTGAAGATAATGAAGAACTAAG GTATTCCTTGCGATCTGTTGAGAAATATGCACCGTGGGTCAGGCACATTTTCATTGTTACAAATGGCCAAATTCCATACTGGCTCAATATGGATTCACCATATATAACACTT GTCACACATGAGGATATATTTGTCAATAAAAGTCATCTTCCAACGTTCAGTTCACCAGCCATTGAGGCTCACTTACACAGAATACCTGGTTTAGCTGATAAGTTCATTTATTTCAATGATGACGTTATGTTTGGAAAAGAG GTTTGGCCAGATGATTTTTACACACATTCATCAGGGCAAAAAGTGTACCTAACATGGCCAGTACCAAATTGTGCTGAGGGTTGCGCTCCATCCTGGATAACCGATGGCTACTGTGATACTGTCTGCAATGTGTCTGAATGCAACTGGGATGGTGGCGACTGCACAG GTCCCAACGTTAAAGCTGGTGTTGGCATGAGCAACAATTTTGGAAACAATTGGCAGCCATCATTTGGGTCCTATTGCAGACCAGGTTGTTCCACCGCCTGGCTAGCTGACAAGTTTTGTGATCAG GCTTGTAATACACATGAATGTGGATTTGATGCTGGGGATTGTGGATTAGCCAATTATGAGAAAGTATACAAACTTGCCTCAAAACTTAAGAATGGAACAACATACCACCTGCCACCAGGAAAGCTTGTTGGATATGTggaaatatcaaaa aCATTTGAAAAGGTTACTGCAGCAAGTTTTGATAGCAATGAACATATTCGCATGGCAGCTGTTTCTAACAAATTCCATGTCATCACTATCGTATTTAATGCTGATGGAAATCAAACTGAG ATTGCATTTAATGTTACTGGAATCCCATCCAATAACTCCAAAGAGTCTTTAAATAAGAAAGGTGACAGTGAAGTCACAATCTTCATGCAGTTTAAAGTGACAGCATTCCCTTCACAAAATGACACAAATGATGCAGACAATAATCACAAAGAAGATCAACAAAGTGAGGAGGAAAAGGATCATGACACTGACGTGAAAGTAGAAACAGAACGagaagaaacattttttaaatctaaagATAACCTTCCTGAAGCcatttttgttgatatttcCGAAGATATGAAAAGGCCATCAACACAAAGAACACAAAAGTTGCCAAATAGAGAACTACCGTTTTCACTTGACAATTTAAACATTACAATACTACCTAAAGATGTTCAAGAACAATTTTTGGCATTGGAAGAAGAATACCGAAAAGAATATTTAACGGAACAGGGTTACAAATTTCGTTTGTATGAGTTTTTGTACCCTTATTTTAAGTTACTGTCTGACCACCAAAACTCTACGTCCATCGTTTtgcttgaaaataaattgaaagacaaaaaaacaaaaatacatgaTGTGGGAAAACAAGGTAACACAGGTgattctttgaaaaaaaacaaagaaagtgaTTTCGAAGGCGAAAATGATCACTTCCATTTTAAAGGTGATCAAGGGATTGTTGAAACTGCGCAAAATGAAACTCAACAACAAGGCTTTTTAAG aAACGATATTCCACATATTAATGAAAGCAAGTTAAAGGAAGTTGCAAAACAAGAGAATGTGGAAAA aaGCAACAAGACAGGTGGTGGTTTTGTGTCACGAAATGTTCTTTCTTTGAAAAGCGCTCTCCTTGGGCAACCATCTAATTATGGGTTTCTTCCTTGGGAAcatgataaaaaaattcaacatgACATAAAACGAATTGAAGATCGACAAAAAGTAGAAAATGA ttacaaaacaacatttaaaaaacgaaagttACTTGACACATTTGGAGATTCATTGCGATTTGTCAGTggaattttcaacaaaagatTTGGTTTTACGCAACGAAAAGTTCCAGCACACATGCCTCATTTTATTGATAA AAATATTATGTATGAACTGCAGAACAAATTTCCTGAAGAATATGATTTGACATCTTCTCATCAATTTAGACATTCAAAG GACATGCAATTTGCCTTCTCTTACTTTTATTACATAATGAGTGAAAGGAAAAGCATGGACCTGGAggaaatttttcttgaatttgATACCGATCTGTCTGGTGTTTTATCAGATCGTGAAATCAG GTtgtttgcaacaaaaatattttcacttccGCTGACATTAGAAGAGCTGACATCAGTTGAAGCTGAATTGAAAAGATGTGCATGGGAATTGTACGGCTCATCCACG AATACCTCTGAAAGCGGAAATGCTACGTACCAAGGATACACTCAACCTACTAATGGGCTGGCTGATTGGGCAGTAACAGAAAAATATTATGCATCCGACATGCCTCTGGTCACAAAAGAATTGATGTTTAATTGTACATTTATAATGGAACATCTCAATAAAACTTACTCTGACATAAAGAAGTACAAGTTCCAA GAAGTTGACCAAAACGAAATTGCTTTCAAAATGATCCGCGACAACGTTTCGACTGTGGTTGGTCAACTTGATGACGTCAGAAAAAATCCGAAGAAATTCATTTGCCTCAACGATAACATGAACCACAACCTTGA ACAAGCTGCCACAGTGAAAGCAGTTATTCGAGACTTCTATGAAAGCTTGTTTCCCATTCAGTCAAAATTCGAGCTTCCTTACGAATACAGAAATAGATTCACAAACATCAATGAACTGCGTGAGTGGAAAATATCCCACCAACGGACACTTCATACATTGCACTTTATCCTGGGATGTCTGTTTTTTTCCATgattatttcttttttctggGATCACATCTTCAAACAATGGCGAAGACACCGACATAAAATCTTCAGAACGTTTTCTAAATACTTTCGAAATAATCGAAAAAGCAGCCCGGTCTAG
- the LOC143461547 gene encoding N-acetylglucosamine-1-phosphotransferase subunits alpha/beta-like isoform X5, with amino-acid sequence MRHPIFKLIQRKTYTCLSHKLGIYFAYGAIVMVLYSLLHFGEELMSWSQYQYDMAFSIYHDNIASRSFQRRLCSEVPIDVVYTWVNGSDPLLIAELNKAKLQQDFNATRSKNLTDYACNLSDCMLLPLLVVSPHLTSTQKEEFMTENEVLSCFDLTFMKDVLGHAENNVSVFRFKNLNAVRSAHLKGSTNNQTITRFHVTTDNSAAYSMRLLQALIFKSIPSSIKTKEELLQNVPNSLKDAIDWLHFGTDKRAALAWLKDMTVVEEFFDEKSNSSLRSGFKIDDESITIHSAYFVGVIESQGHEDVISKSRFEDNEELRYSLRSVEKYAPWVRHIFIVTNGQIPYWLNMDSPYITLVTHEDIFVNKSHLPTFSSPAIEAHLHRIPGLADKFIYFNDDVMFGKEVWPDDFYTHSSGQKVYLTWPVPNCAEGCAPSWITDGYCDTVCNVSECNWDGGDCTGPNVKAGVGMSNNFGNNWQPSFGSYCRPGCSTAWLADKFCDQACNTHECGFDAGDCGLANYEKVYKLASKLKNGTTYHLPPGKLVGYVEISKTFEKVTAASFDSNEHIRMAAVSNKFHVITIVFNADGNQTEIAFNVTGIPSNNSKESLNKKGDSEVTIFMQFKVTAFPSQNDTNDADNNHKEDQQSEEEKDHDTDVKVETEREETFFKSKDNLPEAIFVDISEDMKRPSTQRTQKLPNRELPFSLDNLNITILPKDVQEQFLALEEEYRKEYLTEQGYKFRLYEFLYPYFKLLSDHQNSTSIVLLENKLKDKKTKIHDVGKQGNTGDSLKKNKESDFEGENDHFHFKGDQGIVETAQNETQQQGFLRNDIPHINESKLKEVAKQENVEKSNKTGGGFVSRNVLSLKSALLGQPSNYGFLPWEHDKKIQHDIKRIEDRQKVENENIMYELQNKFPEEYDLTSSHQFRHSKDMQFAFSYFYYIMSERKSMDLEEIFLEFDTDLSGVLSDREIRLFATKIFSLPLTLEELTSVEAELKRCAWELYGSSTNTSESGNATYQGYTQPTNGLADWAVTEKYYASDMPLVTKELMFNCTFIMEHLNKTYSDIKKYKFQEVDQNEIAFKMIRDNVSTVVGQLDDVRKNPKKFICLNDNMNHNLEQAATVKAVIRDFYESLFPIQSKFELPYEYRNRFTNINELREWKISHQRTLHTLHFILGCLFFSMIISFFWDHIFKQWRRHRHKIFRTFSKYFRNNRKSSPV; translated from the exons ATGAGGCAcccaatttttaaattaattcaaaGAAAAACCTATACTTGTTTATCACACAAGTTAggaatttattttgcttatgGTGCAATTGTTATGGTCTTGTATTCATTGCTTCACTTTGGAGAG GAACTGATGTCATGGAGCCAGTATCAATATGACATGGCGTTTAGTATTTATCACGACAACATCGCATCTCGGTCATTTCAGCGTAGACTTTGCTCTGAAGTTCCCATTGATGTAGTTTATACGTGGGTGAATGGTTCTGATCCACTGTTAATTGCAGAattaaataaagcaaaactGCAACAAGACTTCAATGCAACTCGCAGCAAAAATCTCACAGACTATGCCTGTAATTTGAGTGACTGCATGTTGCTGCCTCTATTAGTTGTAAGCCCACATTTAACTTCAACGCAAAAGGAAGAGTTTATGACTGAAAATGAAGTTCTTTCTTGCTTTGACCTGACCTTCATGAAGGATGTTCTAGGACATGCAGAAAATAATGTCTCAGTATTCAG ATTTAAAAACCTCAACGCTGTTCGCTCAGCACACTTGAAAGGCAGCACCAATAACCAGACTATCACTCGTTTTCATGTGACAACTGACAACTCAGCTGCTTATTCAATGAGGCTTTTGCAGGCTCTTATATTTAAATCTATTCCTAGCAGCATtaaaacaaaagaagaatTGCTGCAAAATGTTCCAAACAGTTTGAAAGACGCAATTGATTGGTTACATTTCGGTACTGACAAACGTGCTGCCTTGGCCTGGCTCAAAG aCATGACTGTTGTTGAAGAATTTTTCgatgaaaaaagtaattcctcCTTGAGATCGGGCTTCAAAATTGATGATGAATCAATTACAATCCATTCAGCATACTTTGTTGGAGTTATTGAGTCTCAAGGTCACGAGGATGTAATCTCAAAAAGTCGCTTTGAAGATAATGAAGAACTAAG GTATTCCTTGCGATCTGTTGAGAAATATGCACCGTGGGTCAGGCACATTTTCATTGTTACAAATGGCCAAATTCCATACTGGCTCAATATGGATTCACCATATATAACACTT GTCACACATGAGGATATATTTGTCAATAAAAGTCATCTTCCAACGTTCAGTTCACCAGCCATTGAGGCTCACTTACACAGAATACCTGGTTTAGCTGATAAGTTCATTTATTTCAATGATGACGTTATGTTTGGAAAAGAG GTTTGGCCAGATGATTTTTACACACATTCATCAGGGCAAAAAGTGTACCTAACATGGCCAGTACCAAATTGTGCTGAGGGTTGCGCTCCATCCTGGATAACCGATGGCTACTGTGATACTGTCTGCAATGTGTCTGAATGCAACTGGGATGGTGGCGACTGCACAG GTCCCAACGTTAAAGCTGGTGTTGGCATGAGCAACAATTTTGGAAACAATTGGCAGCCATCATTTGGGTCCTATTGCAGACCAGGTTGTTCCACCGCCTGGCTAGCTGACAAGTTTTGTGATCAG GCTTGTAATACACATGAATGTGGATTTGATGCTGGGGATTGTGGATTAGCCAATTATGAGAAAGTATACAAACTTGCCTCAAAACTTAAGAATGGAACAACATACCACCTGCCACCAGGAAAGCTTGTTGGATATGTggaaatatcaaaa aCATTTGAAAAGGTTACTGCAGCAAGTTTTGATAGCAATGAACATATTCGCATGGCAGCTGTTTCTAACAAATTCCATGTCATCACTATCGTATTTAATGCTGATGGAAATCAAACTGAG ATTGCATTTAATGTTACTGGAATCCCATCCAATAACTCCAAAGAGTCTTTAAATAAGAAAGGTGACAGTGAAGTCACAATCTTCATGCAGTTTAAAGTGACAGCATTCCCTTCACAAAATGACACAAATGATGCAGACAATAATCACAAAGAAGATCAACAAAGTGAGGAGGAAAAGGATCATGACACTGACGTGAAAGTAGAAACAGAACGagaagaaacattttttaaatctaaagATAACCTTCCTGAAGCcatttttgttgatatttcCGAAGATATGAAAAGGCCATCAACACAAAGAACACAAAAGTTGCCAAATAGAGAACTACCGTTTTCACTTGACAATTTAAACATTACAATACTACCTAAAGATGTTCAAGAACAATTTTTGGCATTGGAAGAAGAATACCGAAAAGAATATTTAACGGAACAGGGTTACAAATTTCGTTTGTATGAGTTTTTGTACCCTTATTTTAAGTTACTGTCTGACCACCAAAACTCTACGTCCATCGTTTtgcttgaaaataaattgaaagacaaaaaaacaaaaatacatgaTGTGGGAAAACAAGGTAACACAGGTgattctttgaaaaaaaacaaagaaagtgaTTTCGAAGGCGAAAATGATCACTTCCATTTTAAAGGTGATCAAGGGATTGTTGAAACTGCGCAAAATGAAACTCAACAACAAGGCTTTTTAAG aAACGATATTCCACATATTAATGAAAGCAAGTTAAAGGAAGTTGCAAAACAAGAGAATGTGGAAAA aaGCAACAAGACAGGTGGTGGTTTTGTGTCACGAAATGTTCTTTCTTTGAAAAGCGCTCTCCTTGGGCAACCATCTAATTATGGGTTTCTTCCTTGGGAAcatgataaaaaaattcaacatgACATAAAACGAATTGAAGATCGACAAAAAGTAGAAAATGA AAATATTATGTATGAACTGCAGAACAAATTTCCTGAAGAATATGATTTGACATCTTCTCATCAATTTAGACATTCAAAG GACATGCAATTTGCCTTCTCTTACTTTTATTACATAATGAGTGAAAGGAAAAGCATGGACCTGGAggaaatttttcttgaatttgATACCGATCTGTCTGGTGTTTTATCAGATCGTGAAATCAG GTtgtttgcaacaaaaatattttcacttccGCTGACATTAGAAGAGCTGACATCAGTTGAAGCTGAATTGAAAAGATGTGCATGGGAATTGTACGGCTCATCCACG AATACCTCTGAAAGCGGAAATGCTACGTACCAAGGATACACTCAACCTACTAATGGGCTGGCTGATTGGGCAGTAACAGAAAAATATTATGCATCCGACATGCCTCTGGTCACAAAAGAATTGATGTTTAATTGTACATTTATAATGGAACATCTCAATAAAACTTACTCTGACATAAAGAAGTACAAGTTCCAA GAAGTTGACCAAAACGAAATTGCTTTCAAAATGATCCGCGACAACGTTTCGACTGTGGTTGGTCAACTTGATGACGTCAGAAAAAATCCGAAGAAATTCATTTGCCTCAACGATAACATGAACCACAACCTTGA ACAAGCTGCCACAGTGAAAGCAGTTATTCGAGACTTCTATGAAAGCTTGTTTCCCATTCAGTCAAAATTCGAGCTTCCTTACGAATACAGAAATAGATTCACAAACATCAATGAACTGCGTGAGTGGAAAATATCCCACCAACGGACACTTCATACATTGCACTTTATCCTGGGATGTCTGTTTTTTTCCATgattatttcttttttctggGATCACATCTTCAAACAATGGCGAAGACACCGACATAAAATCTTCAGAACGTTTTCTAAATACTTTCGAAATAATCGAAAAAGCAGCCCGGTCTAG